Proteins encoded by one window of Scatophagus argus isolate fScaArg1 chromosome 8, fScaArg1.pri, whole genome shotgun sequence:
- the hdac7a gene encoding histone deacetylase 7 isoform X1 translates to MFTPQTDGIDTSGKIVRTDRPDSIFHPVTDCSVAVPVSCAALFPMDLRVGERGMRPGSDTALLTPLHPPLLLTPFSPQPRTSFSQQQLHQHIRFNMEQRRREQEHHEKQELQQLKHKDKSQQSAVASSLVKQKLQEVILKKQKQAALERTNSNTSNAAPVAYRKLGPDPSLPSQTLVSSPIQPSSEGSEGTPLRRAASEPNLKVKHKLKKHLHTRKSPLTRKESAPPTVKHRVPDTLDSSPSSSSTPVSGCSSPNDSLPSENGLLPSAGGLSHEAQKLLLRDGTLANFTIQSHSTLPTITLGLPANAKAEGELSSLKVSRVPVVTPGGSPVFLPLSREDQAGQLNPHLPVIILEPSGLVHTPLLTVPGLDPVPLQFAPQLDHLAPGGAQPHKPLSRTRSEPLPQSPRTLHTHLLQQQHNTQLLERLKQQTHLGKLMSKSSEKRRLHQIPSEDMDSEDGGGTSPPEPTYQSRVRAESLREAEPTASKSQEEQMNLQHALILNQSLLWEQQKQLQQLHRQMETLAVPMLRGGVGSGLGVHRPLSRTQSSPASTSLTLPEKPLSLAAQDTSSKPRFTTGLVYDSQMLKHQCTCGDNSSHPEHAGRIQSIWSRLQERGLRGQCESIRGRKATLEELQSVHTERHVLLYGTNPLNRLKLDNRKLAGILSQRMFVMLPCGGVGVDNDTTWNESHTSTASRMAAGSVIELAFRVAKGELKNGFAVVRPPGHHADPSNPMGFCYFNSVAIAAKQLQHKLSVSKILIVDWDVHHGNGTQEVFYSDPSVLYISLHRYDDGNFFPGSGSPAEVGSGAGEGFNVNVAWTGGLDPPMGDAEYLAAFRSVVMPIAQEFSPDVVLVSAGFDAAEGNPAPLGGYKVSAKCFSFLTRQLMSLAGGRLVLALEGGHDLTAICDASEACVSALLGIQEPLAEEVLLQKPNANAVRSLQTVIQIQSQYWQSVKAYSGSVGLSYLAAQRRDCEETDAVNALASLSVGVLSNKNLPDEPMEHDSDSM, encoded by the exons ATTGCTCCGTGGCGGTGCCGGTGTCGTGCGCGGCATTGTTTCCCATGGACCTCAGGGTGGGAGAGCGGGGGATGCGCCCTGGTTCAGACACGGCGCTCCTCACCCCGCTGCACCCGCCTTTACTCCTCACCCCGTTCTCCCCTCAGCCCCGCACCTCCTTCTCTCAGCAACAACTTCACCAGCACATACGG TTCAACATGGAGCAGAGGAGGCGAGAGCAGGAGCATCACGAGAAACAGGAGTTGCAGCagctcaaacacaaagacaagagcCAGCAGA GTGCGGTGGCCAGTTCCCTGGTGAAACAGAAACTTCAGGAAGTGATTCTTAAGAAGCAGAAACAAGCGGCGCTGGAAAGAACAAACTCCAACACCTCGAATGCAGCTCCTGTAGCATACAG AAAGCTGGGCCCAGACCCGAGTTTACCCTCCCAGACTCTGGTCTCGTCTCCAATACAGCCTTCCTCTGAGGGTTCAGAGGGGACGCCGCTGCGCAGAGCAG CGTCTGAGCCCAATCTGAAGGTGAAACACAAGCTGAAGAAACACCTGCATACGCGCAAGAGCCCGCTCACCCGCAAAGAGAGTGCCCCACCTACTGTCAAACACAGAGTACCTGACACACTGG ACTcgtcccccagcagcagcagcactccgGTCTCTGGCTGTAGTTCCCCCAATGACAGTTTGCCCAGTGAGAATGgtctgctgccatctgcagGCGGCCTCTCACATGAG GCCCAGAAGCTGCTTCTCAGAGATGGCACTCTAGCTAACTTCACCATCCAAAGCCACTCCACTCTGCCCACCATCACACTGGGACTACCAGCCAACGCCAAG gcTGAAGGAGAGCTTTCCTCTCTGAAAGTCAGCCGGGTGCCAGTGGTCACACCCGGGGGCTCGCCGGTCTTCCTCCCCCTAAGCAGAGAGGATCAGGCTGGGCAGCTGAACCCTCACTTGCCTGTCATCATCCTGGAGCCCTCTGGACTGGTACACACTCCGCTACTCACTG TTCCAGGTCTGGACCCGGTCCCGTTACAGTTTGCCCCCCAGTTAGATCACCTGGCTCCTGGAGGCGCTCAACCCCACAAGCCCTTGAGCAGAACACGCTCGGAGCCCCTTCCCCAGAGCCCACGTACCCTTCACACACATCTCCTCCAACAACAGCATAACACACAACTACTGGAGAGGCTCAAACAGCAAACTCACTTGGGCAAG ctGATGTCGAAGTCCAGCGAGAAGCGCAGACTGCATCAGATTCCCTCTGAGGATATGGACTCAGAAGATGGTGGTGGGACGTCGCCCCCAGAACCAACCTATCAGAGCAGAGTGAGGGCTGAGTCACTGAGGGAGGCGGAGCCAACAGCATCCAAGAGCCAGGAAGAGCAAATGAACCTGCAGCATGCACTCATACTCAACCAG TCGTTGCTATGGGAACAgcagaagcagctgcagcagctgcatcgACAGATGGAGACCCTGGCAGTGCCCATGTTACGCGGCGGTGTTGGTAGCGGGTTGGGTGTCCATCGCCCCCTGTCACGTACACAGTCATCCCCGGCCTCCacctctctcactctgcctgAGAAACCCCTGAGCCTGGCTGCACAGGATACCAGCAGCAAACCCCGCTTCACCACTG gccTGGTGTATGATTCTCAGATGCTGAAGCACCAGTGCACGTGTGGAGACAACAGCAGTCACCCAGAGCATGCTGGAAGGATACAGAGCATCTGGTCCAGACTACAGGAGAGAGGCCTGAGGGGACAGTGTGAG AGTATTCGTGGTCGTAAAGCCactctggaggagctgcagtcAGTCCACACGGAGCGCCATGTGTTGCTCTATGGCACCAATCCGCTCAACAGACTCAAACTGGACAACCGCAAACTGGCTG GAATCCTCTCACAAAGGATGTTTGTGATGTTACCATGTGGTGGTGTTGGG GTTGATAATGACACCACCTGGAATGAGTCCCACACCTCTACGGCATCACGCATGGCAGCGGGCAGTGTTATTGAGCTGGCTTTCAGAGTGGCCAAAGGAGAGCTAAAG AACGGCTTTGCTGTGGTCAGACCACCAGGGCATCACGCAGACCCCTCCAATCcaat GGGTTTCTGTTACTTCAATTCTGTAGCCATAGCTGCCAAGCAGCTCCAGCACAAGCTCAGCGTGAGCAAGATCCTCATTGTGGACTGG GATGTTCACCATGGCAATGGCACCCAGGAAGTGTTCTACAGCGATCCCAGTGTGCTCTACATTTCGCTTCATCGCTACGATGACGGAAACTTCTTCCCCGGCAGCGGGTCGCCAGCTGAG GTTGGTTCTGGAGCAGGTGAAGGCTTTAACGTGAATGTGGCGTGGACAGGAGGACTGGACCCACCCATGGGAGATGCTGAGTACCTCGCTGCGTTCAG GTCTGTGGTGATGCCCATCGCCCAGGAGTTCTCCCCGGATGTCGTTCTGGTGTCAGCTGGGTTTGATGCCGCTGAGGGAAACCCTGCTCCTTTGGGAGGGTACAAGGTCTCTGCAAAAT GTTTCAGCTTCCTGACCCGCCAGCTGATGTCTCTGGCAGGAGGTCGTCTGGTTTTGGCCCTTGAGGGAGGTCACGACCTTACGGCTATCTGTGATGCATCTGAAGCGTGTGTCAGTGCGCTCCTGGGAATACAG GAACCACTGGCAGAAGAAGTCCTACTCCAGAAGCCCAACGCTAACGCAGTCCGCTCCCTGCAGACTGTGATACAGATACAAA GTCAGTACTGGCAGAGTGTTAAGGCTTACAGTGGATCAGTGGGTCTGTCCTACCTGGCTGCTCAGAGAAGAGACTGTGAGGAAACAGATGCTGTCAATGCTTTGGCCTCTCTTTCTGTGGGAGTTCTCTCTAATAAGAa CCTCCCTGACGAGCCAATGGAGCATGACAGTGACTCCATGTAG
- the hdac7a gene encoding histone deacetylase 7 isoform X2, producing the protein MDLRVGERGMRPGSDTALLTPLHPPLLLTPFSPQPRTSFSQQQLHQHIRFNMEQRRREQEHHEKQELQQLKHKDKSQQSAVASSLVKQKLQEVILKKQKQAALERTNSNTSNAAPVAYRKLGPDPSLPSQTLVSSPIQPSSEGSEGTPLRRAASEPNLKVKHKLKKHLHTRKSPLTRKESAPPTVKHRVPDTLDSSPSSSSTPVSGCSSPNDSLPSENGLLPSAGGLSHEAQKLLLRDGTLANFTIQSHSTLPTITLGLPANAKAEGELSSLKVSRVPVVTPGGSPVFLPLSREDQAGQLNPHLPVIILEPSGLVHTPLLTVPGLDPVPLQFAPQLDHLAPGGAQPHKPLSRTRSEPLPQSPRTLHTHLLQQQHNTQLLERLKQQTHLGKLMSKSSEKRRLHQIPSEDMDSEDGGGTSPPEPTYQSRVRAESLREAEPTASKSQEEQMNLQHALILNQSLLWEQQKQLQQLHRQMETLAVPMLRGGVGSGLGVHRPLSRTQSSPASTSLTLPEKPLSLAAQDTSSKPRFTTGLVYDSQMLKHQCTCGDNSSHPEHAGRIQSIWSRLQERGLRGQCESIRGRKATLEELQSVHTERHVLLYGTNPLNRLKLDNRKLAGILSQRMFVMLPCGGVGVDNDTTWNESHTSTASRMAAGSVIELAFRVAKGELKNGFAVVRPPGHHADPSNPMGFCYFNSVAIAAKQLQHKLSVSKILIVDWDVHHGNGTQEVFYSDPSVLYISLHRYDDGNFFPGSGSPAEVGSGAGEGFNVNVAWTGGLDPPMGDAEYLAAFRSVVMPIAQEFSPDVVLVSAGFDAAEGNPAPLGGYKVSAKCFSFLTRQLMSLAGGRLVLALEGGHDLTAICDASEACVSALLGIQEPLAEEVLLQKPNANAVRSLQTVIQIQSQYWQSVKAYSGSVGLSYLAAQRRDCEETDAVNALASLSVGVLSNKNLPDEPMEHDSDSM; encoded by the exons ATGGACCTCAGGGTGGGAGAGCGGGGGATGCGCCCTGGTTCAGACACGGCGCTCCTCACCCCGCTGCACCCGCCTTTACTCCTCACCCCGTTCTCCCCTCAGCCCCGCACCTCCTTCTCTCAGCAACAACTTCACCAGCACATACGG TTCAACATGGAGCAGAGGAGGCGAGAGCAGGAGCATCACGAGAAACAGGAGTTGCAGCagctcaaacacaaagacaagagcCAGCAGA GTGCGGTGGCCAGTTCCCTGGTGAAACAGAAACTTCAGGAAGTGATTCTTAAGAAGCAGAAACAAGCGGCGCTGGAAAGAACAAACTCCAACACCTCGAATGCAGCTCCTGTAGCATACAG AAAGCTGGGCCCAGACCCGAGTTTACCCTCCCAGACTCTGGTCTCGTCTCCAATACAGCCTTCCTCTGAGGGTTCAGAGGGGACGCCGCTGCGCAGAGCAG CGTCTGAGCCCAATCTGAAGGTGAAACACAAGCTGAAGAAACACCTGCATACGCGCAAGAGCCCGCTCACCCGCAAAGAGAGTGCCCCACCTACTGTCAAACACAGAGTACCTGACACACTGG ACTcgtcccccagcagcagcagcactccgGTCTCTGGCTGTAGTTCCCCCAATGACAGTTTGCCCAGTGAGAATGgtctgctgccatctgcagGCGGCCTCTCACATGAG GCCCAGAAGCTGCTTCTCAGAGATGGCACTCTAGCTAACTTCACCATCCAAAGCCACTCCACTCTGCCCACCATCACACTGGGACTACCAGCCAACGCCAAG gcTGAAGGAGAGCTTTCCTCTCTGAAAGTCAGCCGGGTGCCAGTGGTCACACCCGGGGGCTCGCCGGTCTTCCTCCCCCTAAGCAGAGAGGATCAGGCTGGGCAGCTGAACCCTCACTTGCCTGTCATCATCCTGGAGCCCTCTGGACTGGTACACACTCCGCTACTCACTG TTCCAGGTCTGGACCCGGTCCCGTTACAGTTTGCCCCCCAGTTAGATCACCTGGCTCCTGGAGGCGCTCAACCCCACAAGCCCTTGAGCAGAACACGCTCGGAGCCCCTTCCCCAGAGCCCACGTACCCTTCACACACATCTCCTCCAACAACAGCATAACACACAACTACTGGAGAGGCTCAAACAGCAAACTCACTTGGGCAAG ctGATGTCGAAGTCCAGCGAGAAGCGCAGACTGCATCAGATTCCCTCTGAGGATATGGACTCAGAAGATGGTGGTGGGACGTCGCCCCCAGAACCAACCTATCAGAGCAGAGTGAGGGCTGAGTCACTGAGGGAGGCGGAGCCAACAGCATCCAAGAGCCAGGAAGAGCAAATGAACCTGCAGCATGCACTCATACTCAACCAG TCGTTGCTATGGGAACAgcagaagcagctgcagcagctgcatcgACAGATGGAGACCCTGGCAGTGCCCATGTTACGCGGCGGTGTTGGTAGCGGGTTGGGTGTCCATCGCCCCCTGTCACGTACACAGTCATCCCCGGCCTCCacctctctcactctgcctgAGAAACCCCTGAGCCTGGCTGCACAGGATACCAGCAGCAAACCCCGCTTCACCACTG gccTGGTGTATGATTCTCAGATGCTGAAGCACCAGTGCACGTGTGGAGACAACAGCAGTCACCCAGAGCATGCTGGAAGGATACAGAGCATCTGGTCCAGACTACAGGAGAGAGGCCTGAGGGGACAGTGTGAG AGTATTCGTGGTCGTAAAGCCactctggaggagctgcagtcAGTCCACACGGAGCGCCATGTGTTGCTCTATGGCACCAATCCGCTCAACAGACTCAAACTGGACAACCGCAAACTGGCTG GAATCCTCTCACAAAGGATGTTTGTGATGTTACCATGTGGTGGTGTTGGG GTTGATAATGACACCACCTGGAATGAGTCCCACACCTCTACGGCATCACGCATGGCAGCGGGCAGTGTTATTGAGCTGGCTTTCAGAGTGGCCAAAGGAGAGCTAAAG AACGGCTTTGCTGTGGTCAGACCACCAGGGCATCACGCAGACCCCTCCAATCcaat GGGTTTCTGTTACTTCAATTCTGTAGCCATAGCTGCCAAGCAGCTCCAGCACAAGCTCAGCGTGAGCAAGATCCTCATTGTGGACTGG GATGTTCACCATGGCAATGGCACCCAGGAAGTGTTCTACAGCGATCCCAGTGTGCTCTACATTTCGCTTCATCGCTACGATGACGGAAACTTCTTCCCCGGCAGCGGGTCGCCAGCTGAG GTTGGTTCTGGAGCAGGTGAAGGCTTTAACGTGAATGTGGCGTGGACAGGAGGACTGGACCCACCCATGGGAGATGCTGAGTACCTCGCTGCGTTCAG GTCTGTGGTGATGCCCATCGCCCAGGAGTTCTCCCCGGATGTCGTTCTGGTGTCAGCTGGGTTTGATGCCGCTGAGGGAAACCCTGCTCCTTTGGGAGGGTACAAGGTCTCTGCAAAAT GTTTCAGCTTCCTGACCCGCCAGCTGATGTCTCTGGCAGGAGGTCGTCTGGTTTTGGCCCTTGAGGGAGGTCACGACCTTACGGCTATCTGTGATGCATCTGAAGCGTGTGTCAGTGCGCTCCTGGGAATACAG GAACCACTGGCAGAAGAAGTCCTACTCCAGAAGCCCAACGCTAACGCAGTCCGCTCCCTGCAGACTGTGATACAGATACAAA GTCAGTACTGGCAGAGTGTTAAGGCTTACAGTGGATCAGTGGGTCTGTCCTACCTGGCTGCTCAGAGAAGAGACTGTGAGGAAACAGATGCTGTCAATGCTTTGGCCTCTCTTTCTGTGGGAGTTCTCTCTAATAAGAa CCTCCCTGACGAGCCAATGGAGCATGACAGTGACTCCATGTAG
- the LOC124062871 gene encoding twist-related protein 2-like, whose protein sequence is MREEEQCNDDHPEGGVLSSEENTGRPSSNACPVVVATPRVNGHKRQMGSHMDDQVSTVTPITSADDGKVKAGDDIQIYTPTGTKRLKRSPQHRPSSSGPSLSPVPGPSPGSLSALEDPQGQRAIANIRERQRTQSLNEAFASLRKIIPTLPSDKLSKIQTLKLASRYIDFLYQVLQSDDMDAKLAGCNYLAHERLSYAFSVWRMEGAWSTMSAGH, encoded by the coding sequence ATGCGAGAGGAGGAGCAGTGTAATGATGACCACCCTGAGGGAGGGGTGCTTTCCAGTGAGGAGAACACAGGACGACCTTCCTCTAATGCCTGTCCTGTAGTTGTAGCAACACCAAGGGTCAATGGGCATAAAAGGCAGATGGGATCACATATGGATGATCAGGTTTCCACAGTTACTCCCATCACATCAGCAGACGATGGCAAGGTCAAGGCTGGGGACGACATCCAGATCTACACCCCAACTGGAACCAAAAGATTAAAGAGGAGTCCTCAGCACCGACCATCTTCCTCAGGCCCGTCACTTTCCCCTGTTCCTGGGCCTAGCCCCGGAAGTCTCTCAGCCCTTGAAGACCCACAAGGCCAGCGGGCAATCGCCAACATCCGGGAGCGCCAGCGAACACAATCTCTGAATGAAGCCTTTGCCTCGTTGCGTAAAATAATTCCAACACTCCCTTCTGACAAACTGAGCAAAATCCAGACCCTTAAGTTGGCATCGCGCTACATTGACTTTCTGTACCAGGTTCTGCAGAGTGATGACATGGATGCTAAATTAGCTGGATGTAACTACCTGGCCCACGAGAGACTGAGCTACGCCTTCTCTGTCTGGAGGATGGAAGGGGCCTGGTCGACCATGTCTGCTGGACACTAA